The Flavobacteriales bacterium genome contains the following window.
GGCAACATGCGCACTGTCCCACTGCATGGCACTGTCCTCGGGCATGTAGCGCGCTTGGCCAAGCGGCTCGTCCAGCATGCTGTAGTCCACGTCCGGCAATCGCTCCACCAGACCGACATCCATGTGCATACCGAAACCTCCATCGTCGTCCATCGCGGGTATACCGCGCGCATCCACTACCATGCTCTTCGTTGTGTAGCCATCGGCCGTGTAATACAAGCGGTAGGACCGGCCGTAGTCGATCTCCAGTTCATACGAAGCCGAATCATCGACCACAGTGGCGGAGTCCACCAGTGCACCGCTCACACCATCGGCCACCCGGATGTGGAACCGTTCCATGCCTTCACCGGTCTCGGCGTCCTTGATACGGCCGTACACGAGGATGGTGGATGTTGAAGCGGTGTCAGGACCTGGCGAGAAGACCGTTGTGTCGCGGCCTTGTTCCGGCACCGCCGGTGTGTCGTCCACCGGTGCGGAGCATGCCAGGACGAACAGCGGAAGGAAGAGCGGGGCGAGCCTCATGCCGCCCAAGATGCACAAGATCAGTGCTCGCCGTTGGTGACAGGGCCATTGGCCTTCTTGTCGTGCCCGGCCATGTAGCGTTTGATGCGCGCGCGCATCTCGTCGCCGTACTCCTTGTCCCAAACGATATTGCGCACGCTGTGCTTGTATCCGGCCTTGCCCATCGGCTCGGTGAAGAGGCGGGTATCGAGGCCTTCGATCGGCGGAAAGAGCGTGATGTCCACCACCATGGTGATGGTGGGCACATCCAGCAATGCCGGTGCACCGCGCGTATCGATGACGACCCGCTTGGCCACCTGGCCCGGTGCCGAGTAGATGATCTCGTAGTTCGACCCTCGGGCCAGTTCAACGGTGTACTTGCCGTTGCGGGCCACCTTGTGCATCTCTTCGCTGTGCGTGCCGCGCCGCACGATGACGATGGCGCCTTTCACGGGCTCGCCGTCGAACTCACCGAGGACACGGCCCGTGACCTGGATGGTGTAGCGCATTTCGGCCTTGCCCTGGCCCAATAGCGGCAGCGACAACGTCATTGCGGACCCGAAGACCAGTGTTGCGATCGTGCGCATGACGTATGGTTGCGCGCCGGTCAGGCCATCAGCGTCCGGCCAACGTTCCTTGCTTCTCCAACTGGGCGTCGTACTTCGTCATGAACACGCGGATGCTCTCGCGCATCGCCTTGCCGTATTCCTCGTCCCAACGCATGTTGCGCACTTTGGAGCTGTACGCTGCCCTGCCCATGGGCTTTTCGAACAATGCGGTTGCAAGGCCGCTCACCGGTGGAAAGAGGTTGATGTCCACGTTCATGGACAGGCGTGGCACATCGAGGTTCGCTGGGGCCCCGTGGGTGTTCACCTCCACGCGCTTGGCCACCATGCCGGCGGCGGAATAGGTGATCTCGTAGCGGCCACCACGTTCCAGTTCGAACGCGTACTGGCCATCGCCCTTCACCACCACCATGTTCTCCGAATGGCCGTCCTTGCGCACGATCACCACGGCCCCTTTGATCGGGTCGCCCGTGGTTTCGTCCAGCACCCGGCCCTCCACCACGATATCGTAGTCGGCACCCGGGCGCTGTGCGTTCGCCGCGCCATGCACAAAGGCGCACAGCAAAATGCCCAGTAGGGGTTGACGGATGTTCATGGTCCCCTTTCTACGGGAAACATCACCATAGGTTCCTATTGGGGCTGCCGATCGGGCCTGCCGACCGTGCCGATCCGTTCGACCTCCCTGAAGTACTCGGCCATGAACTTGCGCACCGGCAGGCTTATCTCCTGCTCGTACACGTCGTCCCACACGATGTTGCGGCTGCTGTGCTTGTAGTAGGCCTTGCCCAGCGGCTCCCGGAATATGGCCGCATCGAGGGTGGCCACCGGCGTGAAGAGCGTGATATCGATGATCATCGTCAGCGAAGGCACATCGAGGAGCGGTGGCGCCCCGTGGGTGTCGATGAGCACGTGCTTGTCCACCAGGTCGTCGCGGGTGAACTCCACACGGTAGTGGCAATTGCGCTCCAGTTCCAGTTCGAACCGGCCATTGCCCCGTGTGATGATCAAGTTGCTCAGCTCACCGTCACGCAGCACCCGCACTTTCACGCCTTTGAGGGGTTCACCGCTCAGTTCGCCGCTCACCACGCCGTACACCGTCATAACGTACGGCAGCACGCTCTGCCCCTGCCCGAAGCCCAGAGCGCCGACGAACAGAGCGGTAAGCGTGAACAGTTGGCGGACGTTCATGCGGAAAGAAGACGTGGCGAAGATCGGACTGTTGCCACCTTTCGCCACCACATCAACGACGATCATGCCCACCTTCAGCAACCTCCGCAGATCGGAGAACTTCCACATCGTGCTCTGGCTCTTCAAGGACATCTGCTGGGTGCAGGACTGGCGGCTGCTGGGCAGCATCATCCTGGGACCCACAGTGGTGATCGCGGCCTGGATCGCGTGGCGCAGCCGCCACGACTTGTCCGAACTGCTCCACAGCCTGGCGGTGGTGTTCTGGATCTGCGCCAACGGCATCTGGATGCTGGGCGAGTTCCACTGCGAGGATTGCACGCGCCCGGTGGCGCTGGTGTTCTTCGTGCTGGGCATCTCCTGCGTCGCGCGATGGTACATCTGGCCGCGCCCCTTCAGGGCACCGGCCGGTCAGTAGTGCTCGTGCACCTTGCCGTTCCACCACACCTTCACGGCGCCCATGTTGCTGCGCCACACTACCGCATCGCGGTACAGTTCGAAGCTGGCGATGGAGGCCTCCTTGCTCAACTGCACGCGGCCACGTGGGCTCCAACTGCGCAGCGTGCGGTTCAGGTCCAAGTACACCAACCAGCCGCCGAACACCTGCCACTTCTCCGGCACGTAGCGCTCCACCACTTCCAGCTTCCCACCGGCGAACACCTTCAGCAGACCTTGCTCCACGAAGAGCAGCAGGCTGTCCTGCACCCAGTATTGTTCCGGCGCGAAGTCACTGACATCGTACACCATGCCGCCTGAGTACGCGCGCAAGGCACCGTTCACATCGGTGAAGGCCACCACGCCATCACCGGCCTTGAAGTTGCGCGGCGGAAAATCGGCCACGGTGTTGTCTTGGCCTTTGTCGTACACGTGGAAGGTGCGGTCATCGCCGTTCACGTAGGCCACGATGTCGGTACCCGCGCTCACGCTGGCAAAGTCGCTGGTGCGGCACAGCTCGGTGGTTTCGCCGCGGTAGGTGAGGTAGATGGTGCGGCGTTCGTGATCGTAGAACAACAACGTGTTGGGCCCGACGAGCCATTGGGGCCGGTCGCTGTCGGCCATCACGTCGGCCACCGTCACCACTTGGTTCTTCCAGTAGATGCCCAGGACGTGCTGCGCGTTGTCGTGGAAGGCGATGAGGCTGTCCTGCACGCTGAAGTCGGCGACGTTGTACGCGATGGACTTCGCACCGTTCGTGCCGATGACCTTCAACGTATTGGCCACTTTGAAGCCCGCCATGCCATCGCCGGCGATCACCTGCGGTCGGGTGCCGCGCTCCAATGTCTGCGTGCGGCCGCCAGCTTCGTACAGCGCCAGATCACCGGCCTCGGTGAGGAACACCACCCTGTCACCCACCACGCGCACCATACCCGGCTTGCGGTTGTTCAACTCGTGGAAACTGCCGTTGTCGAACACCCAGAACCGGTCGAGCTGGCTGTTGAAGGGCGCGAGACCTTGGGCCATGGATGCCACGGAAGCTGCGAGCAAGACAACGAAGAGGCTGAGGCGCATGGGGGCGAAGGTGGGAAGGATACGGCTGGCTGAAGGAACAACGGTTTGCGATCGCTGGACACGGAACGGGCCGCGATCAACAGGTCATGTTCGGAACACGGGCACTACTGTTGAAGAGGTCATGCGAACAGGTTCTACATTTCGACCATGAGGAAGCGCGTTGCACAAGCTACCCTGAAGGAGATGCCCGACCAGTTCAACCTGGAGGACCTCTTTGAGCGGCTCATCTTCATGGACAAGGTGGAAAAAGGATTGGCAGAACTGAAGGCCGGTAAGGGCATACCACACGAAAAGGTCATGGCCTCATTCAAGCGCAAATGGCGCAAGTGATCTGGTCGCCGTCGGCCAAGCACGACTTGCACGCGATATACGACCTCATAGCTGCCGACTCCCCGAAATACGCTCAAGCGTTCGTTGAGCGGCTCGGGGAAAGGTTCGCTCGGTTGGCGGAACATCCGATGACGGGCCACGTTGTCCGTGAGTTCTCGGACCGAACGCTCCGGGAGATCACCGAGGGCAACTACCGCATCATTCATAAGGTCGCCAAGGATCATGTGCAGATCGTCCGCATCTACCATTCGAGGCGGATGCTGAAGGCACGCGACTTGCCGTAACCGCGCGATAGCATGCCAACCATCCTCATCACCGGCGCCACCAGCGGCTTCGGCGCAGCCACGGCCCGGCGCTTTGCCGCTGAAGGCTGGCGCATCATCATCACGGGCCGTCGTGCCGATCGCTTGCAAGCACTGCGCGATGAACTGCGCTCCAGCGATGTGCACACCCTCTGCTTCGATGTGCGCGACCGCGCCGCCACTGATGCCGCCATCGCTGGACTTCCGCCGGAATGGAGCACCATCGATGTGCTCGTGAACAACGCCGGGCTCGCCGCAGGTCTCGACCCCTTGCAGCACGGCAACACCGACGATTGGGACCGCATGCTGGACACCAACGTGAAGGGTCTTCTCAATGTGAGCCGCGCGATCATCCCCGGCTTCATCGCTCGGACGAAGGGACACATCATCAACATCGGCAGCACGGCCGGGAAAGAGGTGTATGCCAAGGGAAATGTGTACTGCGCCAGCAAGCACGCCGTGGACGCCCTGACCAAAGCCATGCGCATCGACCTGCTCGAGCACGGCATCAAGGTCACGCAGATCGCCCCGGGAATGGCTGAAACGGAATTCAGTGTGGTGCGCTTTGCAGGTGACGAGGCCCGCGCCAAGCAGGTCTACCAAGGTCTGGAGCCTTTGCTTCCGGAAGACATCGCCGACATCGTTCACTACGTGGCCACCCTGCCGCCGCACGTCTGCATCAACGATGTGGTCGTGACACCCACCGCCCAAGCGAACAGTACCACGGTGGTGCGCAGGCAGTGATGTGATGGGCCGTTGGGCCGTGTTCGGCTTCCTTCTACCTTGGCAAGCACAAAACCCGAACGCATGAGAACATTACCTACCCTGTTCGCCATCCCGTTGGCCCTTGCCGCCTCCGCACAGTGCAACGTGTCCATTCCCAGCACCGCCACGGTCATCACGGCGAACGGCCTGGTGAGCGCCAACAGTGAATCCTTCTGGGTGTGCAACGGCGTTGCGGTCACCTTCAGTGGCAACGGCAACACCATCTATTCGGAATCCGGTGCTATCGTGGCCCTCACGGGCATGAACAACACGCTCATCGCAAAAGGATTCGGCAGCGCCGGTGGTTCAAGCAACACGGTCTGGGCCGAGAACTCCGCCACCATCGTGGACCAAGGCACCAACAATACCATCAATGATTGCAACCCCGTGGTGTTCAATTACACCAACGCGCCCAGCAATGGTTGCGCTGTTGGCATCGAGGAGAACACGCTGAGCGGCGTGAGCATTTACCCTACCACCAGCACCGACGGCCGGATAACGGTGGAGACCAAGGGCGCATGGTTGGACCAAGTGCTGGTGATGAACGCGCTGGGCCAGCAGGTGATGGCCGTTCCAGGCAAAGGGCTCACTGTTATTGACATGAGCGCGCTGGGCAACGGCGTGTACTTTCTGCGCCTCACGGCCGACGGCCAGGAGCGCGTACAGCGCATCACCCTGCGCTAGTCGAGGAACTGTGCTTTGAACGGGCCGTCCAGTGGGCGGCCCGTTCCGCGTTCGGCCGGTCGCAACAGAGTAAGTTCGCCGCAACAAATTGAACACATGAACTCCCCCTGGGTCCGTCTGCTCCTTGTTGCGCTGGTATGCGGCGCCATCGGTTTCTTCCTCGGTCGGCATTGCGGCTGTTGTGGCGACGGTGGATGCGCAAAAGGCCGTGCATCGTGCCATGCTGAAGCATCGTGCGGGCATGGTGGCGAGCATGGAGCCTTGTCCGGTGGTTGCTGCAAGGACAAAGCGGCGTGTGCGCGTGGAGGCGGTCACCACGAAGGTGGATGCAGCAAAGGCAAAGCAGCGTGCGGGCATGCGGGCCATGGTGACCATGGTATGCACGACGGCCATCACGAAGACAAAGCCCACATCATCATCCAGGACCTGAAGGCGAAGAACTTTCAAGGCGATACCACCATTACCATCGAAGGCGGCACCGTGCACGTGAAGCGCACAGGGGAGCAGATGGAGGTGAAGGTGGAGATGACCGACAGCGTGAAGAAGACGGTGGAGGTCCACGCGCATTGATGCGAGCTGTGCGTCGCGGAGTGCTAACCGCAACGGCGACGTGCTGTGTGCTCGCGGTCGGCGGCTGCCACTACGATGTGGAGCTCCACCGCCTCACCCAGGACCGCAAGCTCTACGATGATCTCTGTGGCCGCGGCGGCAACGTTTGGCGCATGTTCTACGAGGGCACCGACAGCGCTTGGCACTATTTCCATGTGAACGACATGGACCGCTGGGCGCACGTGAAGATCCCTTCGTCGCAGATCGCCATGCAGGAACGGCGCCCCTTCCCCAGCATACCGGGCGACAGCCTCAAAGGGTACTGGATCAACCCCTGCGATGACTTCCGCAAGAGCGCAGCGTGGGTGCATGGCAAATGAGGCAAGGCTGCCCGGCTATCTTCGCGGCCGCCCAATGAGCACATGGTCCCATGACCGCATGGGCACATGACTTAAGTCCGCATGCAATTCTCCGCCAGCCAGATCGCAGAGCTCCTCGAAGGTGAGGTGGACGGCGATGCGCAGGTGCTGGTGAGCGACCTCGCCAAGATCGAGGAGGGCAAGCCCGGCACCCTCACCTTCCTGGCCAACCCCAAGTACACCGAGTTCCTCTACACCACTGGCGCCAGCATCGCCGTTGTTGAGCAAGGCTTCCAAGCCACGCAGCCGCTGCCCAAGCGCCTCACGCTCATCCGCGTGGCCGATCCCCGTGCATGCTTCGGCCGGTTGCTGAAGATGAACGAGGAGCTGCAGTACAACAAGCGCGGCATTGAGCAGCCCAGCTTCGTGAGCCCAAAGGCCAAGGTGGCCAGCGGCGCATACATCGGCGCGTTCAGCTACATCGGCGATGGCGCCGTGATCGAGGACGACGTGAAGATCTTCCCGCACTGCACCATCGGCGACGGCGTGCGCATCGGCAAGGGCACGCGCATCCACAGCGGCGCGCAGGTCTATCACCGCTGCGTCATCGGCTCCAACTGCATCATCCACAGCGGCGTGGTGGTGGGGGCCGACGGCTTCGGTTTCACCACCGATGCCAACGGCGTTTATGAGAAGATGCCGCAGGTGGGCAACGTCATCATCGAGGACGATGTGGAGATCGGCGCCAACAGCACCATCGACCGCGCCACCATGGGCAGCACCGTTATCCGGAAAGGGGTGAAGCTGGACAACCTCATCCAGGTGGCGCACAACGTGGAGATCGGCGCGCACACGGTCATCGCCTCGCAGACCGGCATAGCGGGCAGCACGCGCATCGGGTCCTATTGCATGATCGGCGGGCAGGTGGGCATCGTTGGCCACATCACAATTGCCGACAAGGTGAAGATCGCGGCGCAGAGCGGCATCGGGCATAGCATCACGGAGGTGGGTGCCACCGTGCAGGGCAGCCCGGCCTTCGCCATCGGCGACTACAAGCGCAGCTACGTGCTCTTCCGCTCGCTGCCCGACCTGAAGAAGAAGCTGGACGACTTGTCCGGCAAATAGATCGGGCTGTTCGGGCGTTCGCGACCTTCGCAGCGCAGTACATGGCGGCATGCTCGCCATCTTGCACCCGACATGAACCCCGACAAGCAACATACCCTCGCTGGCAGTGCCACCCTGAAGGGCGTGGGCCTGCACACCGGCGAGCCCGTGACCCTAACGCTGCGCCCTGCGCCCATCGGCCACGGATACAAGTTCCAGCGCACCGATATCGAAGGAGAACCCATCATCGACGCCGATGCCGACCTGGTGGTGAGCACCGAACGCGGCACCACACTAGGCAAGGGCGACCTGCGCGTGAACACCACCGAGCATGTGCTGGCCGCCCTCTACGCCCTCGGTGTGGACAACTGCCTGCTGCAACTGAGCGGAGCTGAAGTGCCTATAATGGACGGTAGCGCACTGCCGTTCGTCAACGCCATCGAAAGCGTTGGGCTCCAGGAACAGGATGCGCCGCGCGACTGGTACGTGCTGAAGGAGCCCATCTGGTTCGAGACGAAAGAGAAAGGCACCGAAATGCTGGCCGTGCCGACGCCTGCTGGCGAGCTGCGCCTCACGGTGATGGTGGACTACAACAGCCCCGTGCTCGGCACGCAGCACGCGAGCATGTACCGCGCGGAAGAGTTCAAGCAGGAGATCGCCCCGTGCCGCACGTTCGTCTTCCTGCGTGAACTGGAGATCCTCGCGAAGGCCGGCCTCATCAAGGGCGGCGATCTCAACAACGCCATTGTGCTGGAGGATCGCGAAGGGACCACGCAGGAGCAACTGAAGGAGCTGGCCAAGACGCTAGGTCGGCCGTACGAGGAAGTGCAGATCCGCCGCAACGGCGTGCTCAACACCACCGACCTGAAGTTCTTCAACGAGCCCGCACGACACAAGCTGCTCGACATCGTAGGCGACCTCGCGTTGGTGGGCCGCCCCATCAAAGGCCACATCCTCGCCGCACGCCCGGGCCACTTCGGCAACACCAGCTTCGCAAAGCGCATCAAGGAGCGCATGCGCGATGAGAAGAAGAGCGCAGGCTTCAACTACGACCTCAACAAACCACCGCTCTACGACATCCAGGCCATCGAGAAAATGCTGCCGCACCGCTATCCCTTCCTCCTGGTGGACAAGGTGATGGAGATCACAGAAGAGGGTATCGTGGGCGTGAAGAACGTGAGCATGAACGAACCGCAGTTCACCGGCCACTTCCCCGGCAACCCTGTGATGCCCGGCGTGCTGCAGATAGAAGCCATGGCCCAGGTGGGCGGCATCTTCGCACTGAGCAAGGTGCCCGACCCGGAGAACTACACTACCTACTTCCTGAAGATCGACGGGGTGCGCTTCAAGAAGAAAGTGGTGCCCGGTGATACCCTCGTCTTCAAGCTCGAACTGATGACGCCCATCCGCCGCGGCATCGTGCACATGAAGGGCGTGGCCTACACCGCTGGGCAGCCTGCCATGGAGGCTGAGATGATGGCGCAGATAGCGCGCGACAAGGCACCCAAAGAGGAGAAGACCAAAGCCACTGCCACCGATACACCTTCGCCGAAGGCTTCGGCGGTCAAAGCATGAGCATCAGCAAGCACGCCTATGTGCACCCCGATGCGCAGATCGGCAACGATGTCACCATCGAGCCGTTCGCGACCATTTACGGAGATGTGACCGTGGGCGACGGAACCTGGATCGGCCCCAACGCCGTGCTGATGGACGGCGCCCGCGTGGGCAATAGGTGCCGCATCTTCCCGGGTGCCGTCATCGGCGCCATTCCGCAGGACCTGAAGTTCTCGGGGGAAGTCACCACGGCCGAAGTAGGCGACGGCACCACCATCCGCGAGTGTGTCACCATCAACCGCGGCACCGCCGATCGGCTGAAGACCGCCGTGGGCAGCAACAGCCTGCTGATGGCGTACGTGCACCTGGCGCACGACTGCATCGTGGGCAACAACGTGGTCATCGCGAACAGCGTGAACCTCGCAGGCCACGTCACCATCGACGATTGGGCCATCCTGGAAGGCAATGTGGCCGTGCAGCAGTTCATCCACATCGGCGCGCACAGCTTCATCGCGGGCGCATCGCTGGTGCGCAAGAACGTGCCGCCCTTCGTGAAGGCCGCCCGCGAACCGCTCAGCTACATCGGCGTGAACGTGGTGGGCCTGCGCCGCCGGGGCTACAACGATGAGCAAGTGGCCCGTATCGAGGACATCTATCGGGAGATCTTCGTGCGCAACAGCAACGTGGAGCGCGCCGTGCAGAACGTGATGCAGCAGTTCCCCCGCAGCCACGAGCGCGGCGTCATCATCGACTTCATCAACAACAGCCCGAAAGGGATCATGAAGGGGTTGACGGAGTGAGAACATGTGGCCATGAGACCATGGGACCATGTGCTCATGTGTTCATGTGGCCATGTGGTGGAAGGGGTTAGGTCCGTGGTAAGCACAACACGAGCGCAATGGACAATGTCGAACACTTTGATGTGGAGGAATGGATGGGGTCGTTCGCGGCTGATGGGGTGAACGAACCTCCGAGCGGCTACGGAAAGCCACAACAGAAAAGGAACGCCGTTGTGGAAGAGACCTTTGCCTTGTCGCTCTCCATCATGGACTATTGCGAGCGCTTGGCACCGATCAACAGGGTCTTTTCCGACCAGATCCTCCGAAGCGGCACCTCCCCTGGCAGTCAAGTCCGCGAAGCACAGAACGCCGAAAGCGCAGCGGATTTCCTGCACAAGATGAAGATAGGCTTCAAGGAACTGGAAGAGACCGACTACCGCGTTGACCTGTGCCACTGCAAAGCCCATTATCCCCACGACGAGCAGCTGGTGCTGAAGATCAAACGCCTGTTCCCGTTGTTCAACAGCATCATCCATAGCACCAAGCTGCTCATCAACGAGCGGAAAGCCAGGTGACCATTGGTGCATGTGTCTATGTGCTCATGCGGCCATGTGACCATGGAAGAGTCTCTTCGACGACCGTCAGTAGAGACCTCGATATTGCCGCACTCCCATCACCCTGGCCACGTCAGTTCATGAGCACATGGACACATGAGCACATGAAACCCCACCTCCCCAGCCACGTCAGTTCATGAACACATGAGCACATGGTCACATGAGCACATGCTTCCACGGACACATGAGCACATGAAACCACACATCTTTGGCCACGACAGCCAATGGCCACATGAGCACATGGCCACATGAGCACATGAAGGTCTCTCTCTCTTCAGCCTCCAAGTCGTTCGGCCGCGAAACCGTTTTCCGCGACGTGTCGCATGTCTTCGAGCAAGGCAGCCGCACCGCGATCATCGGACCCAACGGCAGCGGAAAGAGCACGTTGTTGCAATGTGTGGGCGGTGCGCTCATGCTGACCAAGGGCACCGTGAAGCATGAGATCAGCGGGGCCGTGATGGCACAGGAAGAAGTGTACCGCCACGTGAGCATAGCCGCGCCGTACATGAGCCTTTACGAAGACCTGAGCCTGCGCGAAGCCATTGAGATCCACAAGCGCTTCAAACCCTTGCTCGGCGATCGCAGCGTGGAAGCCGTTGCAGAAGCTGCATTGCTAAGCGGCCAGTTGGAGAAGCCGGTGCGCAACTTCAGCAGCGGCATGAAACAGCGCTTGAAGTTGGCCCTCGCCATCCTGAGCGACACTTGCCTCCTACTGCTCGACGAACCCACCAGCAACCTGGATGCGAACGGTGCGCAGTGGTTCGTCGGATTCCTGAACGAGCATGTCGGACGGCGCACCTTGGTGGTGGCCAGCAACCGGGTCGATGTCGAAACGGCCCTGTGCACAGGCACCATCGACGTGCAGCAGTACAAAGGGTAGCACCCGTTTCAACGTGCGAACGGGCTGCGCAGCATCTGCGGCGAACGCAACGGGAAGGTGCGCACGTGCTCATCGGTGCTGGTGTGGTCCAGCTCGCGCTTCATCAGCACCACATCGCTCACGCGCTGCTGCGTACTGAACCGCTGGGCCGAGAGCATGGCCCACGCGGAGTTGAACTGCTCCAGCTTCAGGCCGCTGGCGATGAAGAGCGTGGGATGCTCCACCACTTCCACACCCAGCTTCTTGATGCGACGGTTGCTGCGTACGTGGTCCACCACGCGCTGCCGCAGCGCCGCTACGATGCCCTTCTCCTGCAGCTCCACGTAAATGCTCTTGCGGTCCTCGGTGTGCTTCAGGCCGATGAGGTTCATGGTGAAGGGCTCGAAGCCTTCGGCGCCGCGCTCCACGGCATCGGCCAACGGACCTTCGTATTCGGGCGGCAGTTCGCTGCCGAAGAGGGTGATGCCCGGCATCTGGTACGCCTCGTTGAATTTGCCGATGCGTTCGCGCAGTTGCTGGCGCCACTCCATCGCGCGCGCCATGGCGTTGCCTGCGGGGTCGATCACCAGCCGGTACTGGCAGGTGTACACCAACGTGTCGAACAACGACAACGCATCGTCTTTCCGCTTGCTGCGCATGGGTCGGCCATCACAAAGGAACCCGCCGTCACAATGGCAACCAAGGGTCCTCCTGCCCGTTCACCACAATGCGTTGCGCATAACCCCGGAACGAAGAAAGGCCCCTTGCGGGGCCCTCCTTGCTTGGCGACTTGTCCCGTTCTACATGGTGCTGATGGCCGAGGCCAGGTTCTGCATCAGCGC
Protein-coding sequences here:
- a CDS encoding bifunctional UDP-3-O-[3-hydroxymyristoyl] N-acetylglucosamine deacetylase/3-hydroxyacyl-ACP dehydratase; this encodes MNPDKQHTLAGSATLKGVGLHTGEPVTLTLRPAPIGHGYKFQRTDIEGEPIIDADADLVVSTERGTTLGKGDLRVNTTEHVLAALYALGVDNCLLQLSGAEVPIMDGSALPFVNAIESVGLQEQDAPRDWYVLKEPIWFETKEKGTEMLAVPTPAGELRLTVMVDYNSPVLGTQHASMYRAEEFKQEIAPCRTFVFLRELEILAKAGLIKGGDLNNAIVLEDREGTTQEQLKELAKTLGRPYEEVQIRRNGVLNTTDLKFFNEPARHKLLDIVGDLALVGRPIKGHILAARPGHFGNTSFAKRIKERMRDEKKSAGFNYDLNKPPLYDIQAIEKMLPHRYPFLLVDKVMEITEEGIVGVKNVSMNEPQFTGHFPGNPVMPGVLQIEAMAQVGGIFALSKVPDPENYTTYFLKIDGVRFKKKVVPGDTLVFKLELMTPIRRGIVHMKGVAYTAGQPAMEAEMMAQIARDKAPKEEKTKATATDTPSPKASAVKA
- the lpxA gene encoding acyl-ACP--UDP-N-acetylglucosamine O-acyltransferase; its protein translation is MSISKHAYVHPDAQIGNDVTIEPFATIYGDVTVGDGTWIGPNAVLMDGARVGNRCRIFPGAVIGAIPQDLKFSGEVTTAEVGDGTTIRECVTINRGTADRLKTAVGSNSLLMAYVHLAHDCIVGNNVVIANSVNLAGHVTIDDWAILEGNVAVQQFIHIGAHSFIAGASLVRKNVPPFVKAAREPLSYIGVNVVGLRRRGYNDEQVARIEDIYREIFVRNSNVERAVQNVMQQFPRSHERGVIIDFINNSPKGIMKGLTE
- a CDS encoding 2'-5' RNA ligase family protein codes for the protein MRSKRKDDALSLFDTLVYTCQYRLVIDPAGNAMARAMEWRQQLRERIGKFNEAYQMPGITLFGSELPPEYEGPLADAVERGAEGFEPFTMNLIGLKHTEDRKSIYVELQEKGIVAALRQRVVDHVRSNRRIKKLGVEVVEHPTLFIASGLKLEQFNSAWAMLSAQRFSTQQRVSDVVLMKRELDHTSTDEHVRTFPLRSPQMLRSPFAR
- a CDS encoding T9SS type A sorting domain-containing protein gives rise to the protein MRTLPTLFAIPLALAASAQCNVSIPSTATVITANGLVSANSESFWVCNGVAVTFSGNGNTIYSESGAIVALTGMNNTLIAKGFGSAGGSSNTVWAENSATIVDQGTNNTINDCNPVVFNYTNAPSNGCAVGIEENTLSGVSIYPTTSTDGRITVETKGAWLDQVLVMNALGQQVMAVPGKGLTVIDMSALGNGVYFLRLTADGQERVQRITLR
- a CDS encoding type II toxin-antitoxin system RelE/ParE family toxin, coding for MAQVIWSPSAKHDLHAIYDLIAADSPKYAQAFVERLGERFARLAEHPMTGHVVREFSDRTLREITEGNYRIIHKVAKDHVQIVRIYHSRRMLKARDLP
- a CDS encoding four helix bundle protein, which produces MDNVEHFDVEEWMGSFAADGVNEPPSGYGKPQQKRNAVVEETFALSLSIMDYCERLAPINRVFSDQILRSGTSPGSQVREAQNAESAADFLHKMKIGFKELEETDYRVDLCHCKAHYPHDEQLVLKIKRLFPLFNSIIHSTKLLINERKAR
- a CDS encoding ABC transporter ATP-binding protein; the encoded protein is MKVSLSSASKSFGRETVFRDVSHVFEQGSRTAIIGPNGSGKSTLLQCVGGALMLTKGTVKHEISGAVMAQEEVYRHVSIAAPYMSLYEDLSLREAIEIHKRFKPLLGDRSVEAVAEAALLSGQLEKPVRNFSSGMKQRLKLALAILSDTCLLLLDEPTSNLDANGAQWFVGFLNEHVGRRTLVVASNRVDVETALCTGTIDVQQYKG
- a CDS encoding SDR family oxidoreductase yields the protein MPTILITGATSGFGAATARRFAAEGWRIIITGRRADRLQALRDELRSSDVHTLCFDVRDRAATDAAIAGLPPEWSTIDVLVNNAGLAAGLDPLQHGNTDDWDRMLDTNVKGLLNVSRAIIPGFIARTKGHIINIGSTAGKEVYAKGNVYCASKHAVDALTKAMRIDLLEHGIKVTQIAPGMAETEFSVVRFAGDEARAKQVYQGLEPLLPEDIADIVHYVATLPPHVCINDVVVTPTAQANSTTVVRRQ
- the lpxD gene encoding UDP-3-O-(3-hydroxymyristoyl)glucosamine N-acyltransferase — protein: MQFSASQIAELLEGEVDGDAQVLVSDLAKIEEGKPGTLTFLANPKYTEFLYTTGASIAVVEQGFQATQPLPKRLTLIRVADPRACFGRLLKMNEELQYNKRGIEQPSFVSPKAKVASGAYIGAFSYIGDGAVIEDDVKIFPHCTIGDGVRIGKGTRIHSGAQVYHRCVIGSNCIIHSGVVVGADGFGFTTDANGVYEKMPQVGNVIIEDDVEIGANSTIDRATMGSTVIRKGVKLDNLIQVAHNVEIGAHTVIASQTGIAGSTRIGSYCMIGGQVGIVGHITIADKVKIAAQSGIGHSITEVGATVQGSPAFAIGDYKRSYVLFRSLPDLKKKLDDLSGK
- a CDS encoding carboxypeptidase regulatory-like domain-containing protein; amino-acid sequence: MNIRQPLLGILLCAFVHGAANAQRPGADYDIVVEGRVLDETTGDPIKGAVVIVRKDGHSENMVVVKGDGQYAFELERGGRYEITYSAAGMVAKRVEVNTHGAPANLDVPRLSMNVDINLFPPVSGLATALFEKPMGRAAYSSKVRNMRWDEEYGKAMRESIRVFMTKYDAQLEKQGTLAGR